The Ictalurus punctatus breed USDA103 chromosome 9, Coco_2.0, whole genome shotgun sequence genome contains a region encoding:
- the atp6v1ba gene encoding V-type proton ATPase subunit B, kidney isoform → MATLVANRPVDLNGPEAAARQHAQAVTRNYISQPRLTYSTVSGVNGPLVILDNVKFPRYAEIVHLTLPDGTKRSGQVLEVSGNKAVVQVFEGTSGIDAKKTACEFTGDILRTPVSEDMLGRIFNGSGKPIDRGPSVLAEEYLDIMGQPINPQCRIYPEEMIQTGISAIDGMNSIARGQKIPIFSAAGLPHNEIAAQICRQAGLVQKSKDVMDYSGENFAIVFAAMGVNMETARFFKSDFEENGSMDNVCLFLNLANDPTIERIITPRLALTSAEYLAYQCEKHVLVILTDMSSYAEALREVSAAREEVPGRRGFPGYMYTDLATIYERAGRVEGRNGSITQIPILTMPNDDITHPIPDLTGYITEGQVYVDRQLHNRQVYPPINVLPSLSRLMKSAIGEGMTRKDHSDVSNQLYACYAIGKDVQAMKAVVGEEALTPDDLLYLEFLQKFERNFISQGAYDNRTVFETLDIGWQLLRIFPKEMLKRIPESTLAEFYPRESTARHGTS, encoded by the exons CTTACTCCACTGTCTCAGGTGTTAACGGGCCTCTGGTCATCTTGGACAACGTCAAA TTTCCTCGTTACGCCGAGATCGTCCACCTCACCCTGCCCGATGGCACTAAGCGGAGCGGACAGGTGCTGGAGGTGAGCGGCAACAAGGCTGTTGTTCAG GTGTTCGAAGGGACCTCAGGGATCGATGCAAAGAAGACCGCATGCGAGTTCACGGGTGACATCCTACGCACGCCTGTGTCTGAGGACATGCTGg GGCGTATTTTCAACGGCTCAGGGAAGCCCATCGACCGCGGCCCAAGCGTTCTGGCCGAGGAGTACTTGGACATCATGG GCCAACCCATCAACCCTCAGTGCCGTATCTATCCAGAAGAGATGATCCAGACGGGCATTTCTGCCATCGATGGTATGAACAGCATCGCCAGAGGACAGAAGATCCCCATCTTTTCTGCTGCTGGTCTTCCACACaacgag ATCGCCGCTCAGATCTGTCGCCAGGCCGGTTTGGTGCAGAAGTCGAAGGACGTCATGGATTACAGCGGCGAGAACTTCGCCATCGTGTTCGCCGCTATGGGG GTCAACATGGAGACTGCCCGTTTCTTCAAGTCGGACTTCGAGGAGAACGGATCCATGGACAACGTCTGCTTGTTCCTGAATCTGGCCAACGACCCTAC GATTGAGCGCATCATCACCCCGCGACTGGCTCTGACCTCAGCCGAATATCTGGCGTATCAGTGTGAGAAGCACGTGCTGGTCATCCTGACGGACATGAGCTCCTACGCCGAGGCTCTGAGAGAG GTGTCTGCTGCTCGTGAGGAGGTGCCAGGCCGTCGTGGTTTCCCTGGTTACATGTACACCGATCTGGCTACGATCTATGAGCGAGCCGGTAGAGTGGAAGGCAGAAATGGATCAATCACACAAATCCCCATCCTCACCATGCCTAATGACG ATATCACTCATCCCATCCCTGATCTGACTGGTTACATCACGGAGGGTCAGGTCTATGTGGACCGGCAGCTGCACAACAGACAG GTGTATCCCCCAATCAATGTCCTGCCGTCCTTGTCCCGTCTGATGAAGTCTGCCATCGGGGAGGGCATGACCCGCAAAGACCACTCGGACGTCTCTAACCAACTG TATGCATGCTATGCTATCGGTAAGGACGTGCAGGCGATGAAGGCCGTGGTAGGAGAAGAAGCTTTGACCCCAGATGATCTGCTCTATTTGGAGTTCTTGCAGAAGTTCGAAAGGAACTTCATCTCTCAAG GTGCTTATGACAACCGCACAGTGTTTGAGACTCTGGATATCGGCTGGCAGCTGCTGCGTATTTTCCCCAAAGAGATGCTGAAGCGAATCCCGGAGAGCACGCTGGCCGAGTTTTACCCCAGAGAGTCCACCGCACGCCATGGAACCTCCTAA